A window from Sphingobacterium hotanense encodes these proteins:
- a CDS encoding RagB/SusD family nutrient uptake outer membrane protein, whose translation MKIKKFTYHVKGILLLAPLFFSLQSCEKLLDEKIYNSQNIESFYSTASQAEIALNGVYSSLWDYMYKDGYHVILGDIPGEVAQANNNPNEFDLFAWTSSSSELNNYWVAAYTGINRANTLIDNLVKSSVEAKDQNRIIGQAKFLRALYYFNLVKVFGGVPLHSTATMSSNDAAKERASQQDVYDFIVKDLIESTELLGSFSSADHTAGRVTSAAARSLLAKVYLQQRKWGEAALTAKAVIDLGVYQLLSDYNQVNDPAFKNSKEHIFSIQNGGKDNLPTSSDGNFNYFTIPAISFEGKQVEFSASGGGARIQIEESFYANEPKTNRQYYSYRDFMPYYFALGSFDKINARVPLDRVRLVKFFHPNLATKELRSSVNTPILRYSDMLLTYAEALNEQLGPNSEAIAALNQVRRRARGEGTVNEQSESIYPDLSLALSKEQFRQAILIERAREFIAEGERRNELNRHDLLASTIKEHRNITIKPGYVLYPIPEVQRSLNSLLSQNPDY comes from the coding sequence ATGAAAATTAAGAAATTTACTTACCACGTAAAAGGAATATTACTACTAGCTCCACTGTTTTTTTCGTTGCAGTCTTGCGAAAAATTGTTAGACGAAAAAATTTACAACAGTCAAAATATTGAAAGCTTTTACAGTACTGCTTCTCAAGCAGAGATAGCCCTAAATGGTGTATATAGTAGCTTATGGGATTACATGTATAAAGACGGTTATCATGTCATTCTTGGAGACATCCCGGGCGAAGTTGCACAAGCGAATAACAATCCAAATGAATTCGATTTGTTTGCATGGACAAGTAGCTCTTCGGAATTGAATAATTATTGGGTTGCAGCTTATACGGGAATCAATCGTGCTAATACGTTGATTGATAATTTAGTGAAATCCAGTGTCGAAGCCAAAGATCAGAATCGAATTATTGGTCAGGCAAAGTTTCTTCGAGCACTGTATTATTTTAACTTGGTAAAAGTATTTGGTGGAGTCCCGTTGCATTCAACCGCGACAATGAGCAGTAACGATGCAGCGAAAGAACGTGCTAGCCAACAAGATGTTTATGATTTCATCGTAAAGGACTTAATTGAGTCGACTGAGCTCTTAGGCAGTTTTTCGTCAGCAGACCACACGGCGGGAAGGGTAACTTCAGCAGCAGCCAGATCTTTGTTAGCAAAAGTTTATCTACAGCAGAGGAAATGGGGGGAAGCAGCATTGACCGCCAAAGCTGTAATCGATCTGGGGGTGTATCAATTATTATCAGATTATAACCAAGTAAACGACCCTGCATTTAAAAATTCAAAAGAGCATATTTTTTCCATTCAGAACGGAGGAAAGGACAATTTACCAACTTCATCGGATGGTAATTTTAACTACTTTACGATTCCCGCTATCAGTTTTGAAGGAAAGCAAGTAGAGTTTTCTGCTTCTGGTGGAGGCGCGAGAATACAAATTGAGGAATCGTTTTATGCAAATGAGCCAAAGACCAATAGACAGTATTACTCTTACAGAGATTTTATGCCCTACTATTTTGCCTTAGGTTCTTTTGATAAAATAAACGCTAGAGTGCCCTTAGATCGGGTTCGATTAGTGAAATTTTTTCATCCTAACCTAGCGACAAAGGAGTTAAGAAGTAGCGTCAATACGCCAATCCTCCGTTATTCTGATATGCTATTGACATATGCTGAAGCATTAAATGAACAGTTGGGCCCCAATAGCGAAGCTATAGCGGCATTAAACCAAGTGAGAAGACGTGCGCGCGGCGAAGGAACAGTAAACGAACAGTCAGAAAGCATCTATCCAGATTTATCATTGGCTCTGTCCAAAGAACAGTTCCGTCAGGCAATTTTAATAGAGCGAGCTCGAGAGTTTATTGCAGAAGGCGAGCGCCGCAATGAACTCAATCGACACGATTTATTGGCTTCAACTATAAAAGAACACAGAAATATCACGATTAAACCTGGATATGTTCTTTATCCTATTCCTGAAGTTCAGCGTTCTTTAAACAGTTTGCTGTCTCAGAATCCGGATTACTAG
- a CDS encoding metallophosphoesterase: MKHSLFTLCLSLTLFLNLYCYAQEHPVLEFDKKNRFKIVQFTDLHIQYDSFRSDSVINMMREIVKKESPDLVVLTGDVVGSSNRKKAWLKVAQVMIDAKTPWSAILGNHDAEFEIDKKQTMEAIIGLPYNMTQYGPHELPGAGNYVLPIQSSSSNAISALCYFFDSVVEGEPGHNKAMNSWLDPSILNWYRQQSESFTSKNNNKPYPSLAFIHIPLPEFKKITNSSLKYGIGQDVGENIEKTKRARHSNIYQAFLESKDVMGVFAGHEHNNNYIVCPDGIALGYGQTSGRQVYGNLGAGARVIQLYEGKREFDSWLIKYYDNNREADFWYPTYNYDALYHVQYPHTFNDGVDNSKIQLISMANGRVSMRLMGKGKATIDWGDGTVIDHFEMNGDQMKELTHEYNDQGPRKIRIVSQEITKLNCQGMQLTQIFLANAPELTELDCSNNRIWDLDINNNSALKVLWCNNNQLSFLNLEHNPLLTQLFCYQNNLHELKLHKQSELVWLNCYQNRLSNLDLSHNSKLSRIDCYRNRLSNLDLSHNRALYWVLVNDNQFTSRSLNDLFASLATQTLDRSKKIYISGNVGEVDCDKNIAITRSWQVGERY, translated from the coding sequence ATGAAACACTCGTTATTTACGCTTTGTCTTAGTCTTACATTGTTTTTAAACCTTTATTGTTATGCACAGGAGCATCCTGTGTTGGAGTTCGATAAGAAAAACAGATTTAAGATAGTTCAGTTTACAGATCTCCATATTCAATATGACTCCTTTCGCTCAGATAGTGTAATCAACATGATGAGGGAAATTGTGAAGAAGGAAAGTCCCGATTTAGTTGTGCTTACTGGAGACGTCGTAGGCTCATCCAACAGAAAAAAGGCTTGGCTAAAAGTCGCTCAAGTGATGATCGATGCGAAAACCCCTTGGTCTGCAATTCTGGGGAATCACGATGCAGAATTCGAAATCGATAAAAAGCAAACAATGGAAGCTATTATCGGCCTTCCTTACAATATGACACAATATGGGCCTCATGAATTACCTGGTGCTGGGAACTATGTTTTACCTATTCAATCGTCAAGTTCCAATGCGATTTCTGCCTTGTGTTATTTCTTCGATTCAGTTGTCGAGGGAGAGCCTGGCCATAATAAAGCTATGAATTCCTGGCTTGATCCCAGTATATTAAATTGGTACCGGCAGCAGAGTGAGTCATTCACCTCTAAAAATAACAATAAACCATATCCATCGTTAGCATTCATTCACATCCCACTTCCGGAATTTAAGAAAATAACTAACTCGAGCTTAAAATACGGAATAGGACAAGATGTTGGCGAAAATATTGAAAAGACGAAACGCGCTCGGCATAGCAATATCTACCAAGCGTTCCTAGAATCCAAGGATGTGATGGGGGTTTTTGCGGGGCATGAACATAACAATAACTATATTGTTTGTCCCGACGGAATCGCTTTAGGATATGGACAAACCAGTGGACGACAAGTGTATGGCAATCTTGGAGCAGGGGCACGTGTCATACAGCTGTATGAGGGAAAACGCGAATTTGACTCTTGGCTAATAAAATATTACGATAATAATCGAGAAGCGGATTTCTGGTACCCAACTTATAATTATGATGCTCTATACCATGTGCAATATCCGCATACTTTTAACGATGGGGTGGATAATAGTAAGATTCAATTGATAAGCATGGCAAATGGAAGAGTTAGTATGCGACTCATGGGAAAAGGAAAAGCAACTATCGATTGGGGCGATGGAACAGTCATTGATCACTTCGAAATGAATGGAGACCAGATGAAGGAACTAACGCACGAATACAATGATCAAGGACCCCGTAAGATAAGAATAGTATCTCAAGAAATAACGAAACTAAATTGTCAGGGAATGCAGCTTACTCAGATATTTCTAGCGAATGCTCCTGAACTGACTGAATTAGATTGCAGTAATAACCGTATCTGGGATTTAGATATCAATAATAATTCAGCACTCAAGGTACTGTGGTGTAACAACAATCAACTTTCTTTTCTAAATCTTGAACATAATCCCTTGTTGACTCAATTGTTCTGCTATCAGAACAATTTACATGAATTAAAACTCCACAAGCAAAGTGAACTTGTTTGGTTGAACTGTTATCAAAATCGACTGTCAAACCTCGATTTAAGCCATAACAGCAAGCTAAGTCGTATAGACTGTTATCGAAATCGACTGTCAAACCTCGATTTAAGCCATAATAGGGCTTTGTATTGGGTACTTGTAAATGATAATCAATTCACTTCGAGAAGTCTGAATGATCTGTTCGCAAGTCTGGCCACACAAACGCTTGATAGATCGAAGAAGATTTATATTTCAGGGAATGTTGGAGAAGTAGATTGCGATAAAAACATAGCAATAACACGCTCGTGGCAAGTTGGGGAGAGATATTAA
- a CDS encoding ComEC/Rec2 family competence protein — protein sequence MIILLLICSPFLLKAQQQIGKVFPQWQQGYLDLHHINTGRGECLFAIFPDGTTMLVDAGETGTDQRNFRPNASQSAGQWIARYIKQMMKPLQRDKIDQVLLTHFHDDHMGNVELSDRKSAHEEFILTGITEVGELIPFDRLVDRAWPDYSWPTPLSEDKTIGNYLKFVEKLRAKQVPIEKFMVGSEKQFKLYYNSDNYPSFKVRNIAANGIVWTGVEQVHRNYFPPIEYLNENDYPEENAISTVFKISYGKFDYFNGADLVSKEKPGHWKQIELPVGLVTGPVEVCEVNHHGKDAMSKEFVSALSPRVFLIQGFALSHPDAVALENMLSQKVYPGERDVFCSNLFDANRKVLGSELVDQIKSTQGHMVVRVHPGGEKYQVIILDDSNENYTIKSIHGPYESK from the coding sequence ATGATAATATTATTGTTAATATGCTCTCCCTTCTTGCTTAAGGCGCAGCAGCAAATCGGCAAAGTGTTCCCGCAATGGCAACAGGGCTATTTGGATTTGCATCATATTAACACGGGACGTGGGGAGTGTCTTTTTGCGATTTTTCCTGATGGTACGACGATGTTGGTTGATGCAGGAGAAACGGGAACTGACCAACGTAACTTTCGACCAAATGCTAGTCAAAGTGCAGGTCAATGGATTGCTCGTTATATTAAACAGATGATGAAGCCGTTGCAGCGTGATAAAATCGACCAAGTACTGCTGACTCATTTTCACGATGATCACATGGGAAATGTAGAACTGAGCGATCGAAAATCTGCTCATGAAGAGTTCATTTTAACTGGTATCACCGAGGTCGGGGAGCTCATCCCGTTTGACAGACTTGTTGATCGAGCTTGGCCAGATTATTCTTGGCCCACTCCACTATCAGAAGATAAGACAATAGGGAACTATCTAAAGTTTGTTGAAAAGCTTCGAGCGAAGCAGGTGCCAATCGAAAAGTTTATGGTCGGATCGGAAAAGCAGTTTAAATTGTACTATAACTCCGATAACTATCCGTCCTTCAAAGTGAGAAATATAGCAGCCAATGGTATTGTATGGACCGGTGTCGAACAGGTTCATCGTAATTATTTTCCACCTATTGAATATTTAAACGAAAATGATTATCCAGAAGAAAATGCGATAAGTACTGTTTTCAAAATCAGCTACGGCAAGTTCGACTATTTCAACGGTGCCGACCTAGTCTCCAAAGAGAAGCCAGGCCACTGGAAACAAATTGAGTTACCTGTAGGTTTGGTTACAGGACCTGTGGAAGTTTGTGAAGTTAATCATCATGGGAAAGATGCGATGAGCAAGGAATTTGTATCAGCCTTATCGCCCCGAGTATTCCTGATTCAAGGGTTCGCACTGAGTCACCCAGACGCTGTAGCGCTAGAAAATATGCTATCCCAAAAAGTATATCCTGGCGAACGAGATGTTTTTTGCAGCAACTTATTTGACGCCAATAGAAAGGTTTTGGGTAGTGAGTTGGTCGATCAAATAAAGAGTACACAGGGCCATATGGTGGTAAGAGTTCACCCTGGCGGTGAAAAATACCAAGTTATTATTCTAGACGATAGCAATGAAAATTATACCATTAAATCTATACACGGGCCTTATGAAAGTAAATAA
- a CDS encoding ComEC/Rec2 family competence protein produces the protein MKVNKTLWRAIIVFTEILIFFCVYGQNKLLEMPEWKQGYLEIHHVSTGKGSSTFIILPDGTTMLIDAGDVGNTSNEGGSVEKEPSAAQTIAKYINKMTPKLLEPNIDYALLTNFNPDHIGNTGLGLNSNKSGNDYPSGIAELVEKIAVKKIVDRGWPNYELYANDRDNRRLGNYIRFAKKYVNNGGTIDQFDIGSNEQFILLNNPAEYPTFEVQNLAANGRIWTGINQQVHEHFPPLKTLSKENLPTENQYSAAIRISYGRFDYFYGGDLGHDHVPPGSWKNIEAAVGLVVGPVEVCVANNHGFHDAMGLDFLQSVRPQNVIIQPWNAGQPNSTTFIRLLEPSQAYPGPRGIFSTKIYEETKSIIRESRINQMKSTAGHVIIRVDPNGEIYHIHVLDQNYNLQSSFGPYNCS, from the coding sequence ATGAAAGTAAATAAAACACTTTGGCGAGCGATTATTGTATTCACGGAAATTCTCATTTTCTTCTGTGTATATGGGCAGAATAAATTGCTAGAAATGCCTGAATGGAAGCAAGGGTATTTAGAAATCCACCACGTCAGCACTGGAAAGGGCTCTTCCACTTTTATCATTCTTCCAGACGGTACGACCATGTTAATCGACGCCGGAGATGTCGGTAATACTTCCAATGAAGGCGGCTCTGTCGAAAAAGAGCCGTCTGCTGCACAGACTATAGCGAAGTATATTAATAAGATGACGCCAAAACTCCTTGAGCCAAATATCGATTATGCATTACTGACAAATTTCAATCCCGATCACATTGGCAACACCGGTCTAGGTTTAAATAGTAATAAGTCCGGTAATGATTATCCATCGGGGATTGCTGAGCTGGTTGAGAAGATCGCCGTTAAAAAAATTGTTGATCGTGGCTGGCCAAACTATGAATTGTACGCTAATGATCGAGATAATAGAAGGCTTGGAAATTATATTCGTTTTGCGAAAAAATATGTCAACAATGGAGGGACAATCGATCAATTTGATATAGGTTCAAATGAACAATTTATACTACTCAATAACCCTGCGGAGTATCCTACTTTTGAAGTACAAAACTTAGCAGCCAATGGTCGAATTTGGACGGGGATTAACCAACAGGTTCATGAACATTTTCCTCCGCTGAAAACTTTATCTAAAGAGAATCTTCCTACAGAAAATCAATATAGTGCAGCGATACGTATTTCCTATGGTAGATTTGATTATTTCTATGGAGGAGATTTGGGGCATGACCATGTTCCACCTGGAAGTTGGAAAAACATAGAAGCTGCAGTAGGGTTAGTCGTCGGTCCCGTAGAAGTTTGTGTTGCAAATAATCATGGATTTCATGACGCTATGGGACTAGATTTTCTCCAATCTGTACGACCTCAGAATGTGATTATCCAGCCTTGGAATGCTGGACAGCCAAACAGCACAACTTTTATTCGATTATTGGAGCCTTCTCAAGCCTATCCCGGACCACGCGGAATATTCAGCACTAAAATATATGAAGAAACTAAGTCGATTATACGCGAGTCCAGAATTAATCAGATGAAAAGTACAGCAGGTCATGTAATTATCCGTGTCGACCCCAATGGTGAAATTTATCACATTCATGTTCTCGATCAAAATTACAACCTTCAGTCTTCCTTTGGTCCATATAATTGTAGTTAG
- a CDS encoding MGH1-like glycoside hydrolase domain-containing protein — translation MKFSNEELFVEFLLYVNMKQVFRVFFIALFLKILTIGIFAQTKLPSSINYKNLESSHDVWDSDWGPFSKRYVGISHIASKEKGLRIDFSIIPGYYRNKVYIPNVLFESDYTPWYVSIDGRLITYRYHMGVNEEVYADTTYLRNDESSVYLNLKLVNKSTDPQTMTLDFISHLCFPDQLPKWKIENLKDFQWVNATDYHEMQFSHPRPTDYLVHMGYRRGEIYSGDFLDAKAIGKGFGKNADDFLIYKFDVRDEYQYLGLVYQMEHANTSGEVQISGFVQGDVALKGGEGLQVIYLPISKKGRQELEIRSKGGEPFVINGFFLSRQDPSHPIIVDSIANYIPLSKLHSSEKRLELKYPYVEKTYNINWDFERTKIRTYQHHELDLFFREKIHKHVDFDFIGDQKGHYTNVHLGPILLTPQTDSTIHMIISTDESSKPKKGWPLEFSKHINEIQEFERQRSHERILEAGQDYLPTIERLTATLYSNIVFPIYTSNRFIKHFTPGKNWNSLYTWDSGFIALGLNEVNPELALENINAYTTNSEEQSPFLHHGSPLAIQLYAFFDLWNKSQDKTMLRYLYPRLKRIYDFISGENSKSNTLMPSNLIRTWDYFYNSGGWDDYPAQVAVHKYKLADTVTPVISTAHCIRMAKILRFAALELGFNEDVSTYQRQINEFANAVQKYAWNSSSGYFSYVVHDKMGQPLRHFTDSTGADYNMGLDGAYPLIAGICTPEQEEILLEKMFSSDRMWTASGMSVVDQKNPYYKNDGYWNGAVWMPHQYFVWKTMLDLGRADLAKKIADKALQIYHLETSRSNHTFEHFLAENGRGAGWHHFSGLSMPILSWFHAYFQKGTLTTGFDIWVEQQEFSPTFDSLNAQLFVASSDRHKPQLLVCLNPSHLYQVLLDGKPCFFEQIEPGLLTIRLPEGSGKHRLEIKKRQA, via the coding sequence ATGAAATTTTCCAATGAAGAATTATTCGTAGAATTTTTATTATACGTCAATATGAAACAAGTTTTCCGTGTTTTTTTTATAGCTCTTTTTTTGAAAATCCTTACAATAGGAATATTTGCACAAACGAAATTGCCTAGCTCTATTAACTATAAAAATCTCGAGTCAAGCCATGACGTTTGGGATAGCGATTGGGGACCTTTCTCTAAGCGCTACGTTGGCATATCGCACATTGCATCCAAGGAAAAGGGACTGCGCATTGACTTCTCGATCATACCGGGATATTATCGTAATAAAGTTTACATCCCAAATGTGCTTTTCGAATCGGATTATACTCCTTGGTATGTATCAATCGATGGGCGACTAATTACGTATAGATATCATATGGGTGTTAACGAAGAAGTTTATGCCGACACTACCTATTTGAGGAATGATGAATCCAGCGTGTATCTCAATCTAAAGCTAGTCAATAAAAGCACGGATCCACAAACTATGACTCTTGATTTTATATCACACCTGTGCTTTCCTGATCAGCTGCCTAAATGGAAAATCGAAAATCTAAAAGATTTTCAATGGGTGAACGCAACAGACTATCATGAAATGCAGTTCAGTCATCCGCGTCCTACAGACTATTTAGTTCATATGGGATATCGTCGAGGTGAGATATATTCAGGCGACTTTTTAGATGCGAAAGCAATTGGGAAAGGTTTCGGAAAAAATGCGGACGATTTTTTAATATACAAGTTCGATGTAAGAGACGAGTATCAATATTTGGGTTTAGTTTATCAGATGGAGCATGCTAACACTTCTGGAGAAGTGCAAATTTCAGGCTTTGTGCAAGGAGATGTAGCATTAAAGGGAGGGGAAGGACTTCAGGTAATCTATTTGCCTATTAGCAAAAAAGGCAGGCAAGAATTAGAAATTCGGAGTAAGGGTGGAGAACCGTTCGTAATTAATGGATTCTTCTTATCAAGGCAAGACCCATCCCATCCCATAATAGTAGATAGCATAGCAAACTATATCCCCTTGAGCAAATTACACTCGTCCGAAAAACGTTTGGAATTAAAATACCCTTATGTTGAAAAGACGTATAATATTAACTGGGACTTTGAGCGCACAAAAATTAGAACCTATCAACATCACGAACTCGACCTCTTTTTTAGAGAAAAGATTCACAAGCACGTTGACTTCGATTTTATAGGAGACCAAAAAGGACATTACACGAATGTCCATCTTGGACCAATTTTACTAACGCCCCAAACAGACAGCACAATACATATGATAATTTCGACGGATGAGTCCTCTAAGCCTAAGAAGGGGTGGCCGCTGGAATTTTCAAAACACATAAATGAAATTCAGGAGTTCGAGCGACAGCGGAGCCATGAACGGATTCTAGAGGCTGGACAAGACTATCTCCCAACGATAGAGCGTTTGACAGCGACACTATATAGTAATATTGTATTCCCTATTTACACGAGTAATCGTTTTATTAAGCATTTCACGCCAGGGAAGAATTGGAATAGTCTATACACATGGGATTCAGGTTTCATTGCCCTTGGGCTCAATGAAGTTAATCCAGAACTTGCTCTTGAGAATATTAACGCCTATACAACGAACTCAGAGGAGCAATCTCCATTTTTGCATCATGGCTCTCCATTAGCAATACAACTATATGCGTTTTTTGATCTTTGGAACAAGTCACAAGATAAAACCATGCTTCGATACTTATATCCTCGTCTGAAAAGGATATATGATTTTATTTCTGGTGAAAATTCGAAAAGTAATACCCTCATGCCGTCCAACCTGATACGTACTTGGGATTACTTTTATAATTCTGGCGGTTGGGATGACTATCCTGCTCAGGTTGCAGTGCATAAATATAAACTTGCAGATACCGTGACGCCCGTAATTAGTACAGCACATTGCATTCGTATGGCGAAAATTTTGCGTTTTGCCGCTTTGGAATTAGGTTTTAACGAAGATGTATCCACATATCAGCGACAAATAAATGAATTTGCCAATGCAGTTCAAAAATATGCATGGAATTCGTCATCTGGTTATTTTAGCTATGTTGTCCATGATAAAATGGGTCAGCCTTTGAGACACTTCACAGATTCAACTGGAGCTGATTACAATATGGGATTGGATGGTGCATATCCACTAATCGCAGGCATATGTACTCCAGAGCAAGAGGAAATTCTTTTAGAGAAGATGTTTTCATCCGATAGAATGTGGACAGCAAGTGGAATGAGCGTGGTAGACCAAAAAAATCCGTATTACAAAAATGATGGGTATTGGAATGGTGCTGTGTGGATGCCACATCAATATTTCGTTTGGAAAACGATGCTAGATTTGGGACGAGCAGATTTAGCAAAAAAGATCGCTGACAAAGCGTTGCAAATTTATCATTTGGAAACTTCGCGATCCAATCACACGTTTGAACATTTTCTTGCCGAAAACGGACGAGGAGCAGGATGGCACCATTTCTCTGGTTTATCGATGCCCATTCTGTCTTGGTTTCACGCATATTTTCAGAAAGGAACACTTACTACTGGATTTGATATTTGGGTGGAACAGCAGGAATTCTCACCAACTTTTGACAGTTTGAACGCTCAACTATTTGTCGCATCATCTGATCGACATAAACCGCAGCTATTGGTATGTCTTAATCCATCTCACCTTTATCAGGTATTGTTAGATGGAAAACCTTGCTTTTTTGAACAAATTGAGCCTGGTTTATTAACTATCCGTTTACCGGAAGGTAGTGGGAAACATCGTCTAGAAATTAAGAAAAGACAAGCCTAA
- a CDS encoding GMC oxidoreductase, whose amino-acid sequence MSTFQIKENPRIYDAIVVGSGAGGGMAGYILANAGLKVLMLEAGPFFDPAKDALQMRWPWESPRRGAPTTRPFGDFDAAYGGWQIEGEPYSKLDGTQFEWFRARMLGGRTNHWGRISLRMGPDDFQPTDGITDAWPITYDDIKPFYDRVDRMIGIYGTVEGIKNEPDGIFMKPPKPRLHELYIARAANKVGVPVIAGRGAVLTEASSEIKGRGTCFYCGQCGRSCKVYGDFSSSSCLVIPAIKTGNLEVIDNAMVREVLTNDEGVATGVSYVQTQTYQEYSAKAKVIILGASACESARLLLNSKSSAHPAGLGNSSGLIGKYLHDSTGASMVGIVPSLLDRKRYNEDGTGSVHIYSPWWGDHGNLSFPRGYHIEYGGGMGMPSYGSFHGVPNINGKIFSSIGEVKVSGGYGESLKQDIRRIYGASVRMSGRGTALARKENYCEIDPLQVDKFGIPTLRFHYKWANEEVMQAKHMQETFESIMHEMGAIITSDRKGLDTLYGLEAPGKIIHEGGTTRMGNDPKTSVLNKWGQAHDCKNLYVVDAGPFVQQGDKNLTWTILALSMRTAEYILEQKSKLNS is encoded by the coding sequence ATGAGCACATTTCAAATCAAAGAGAATCCAAGGATCTATGATGCAATTGTAGTTGGATCGGGGGCTGGTGGAGGTATGGCTGGATATATTCTTGCCAATGCGGGACTGAAAGTATTGATGTTGGAGGCAGGACCGTTTTTCGACCCTGCCAAAGATGCTTTACAAATGCGTTGGCCATGGGAGTCTCCACGTCGTGGAGCACCAACAACCCGACCATTTGGCGATTTTGATGCTGCATATGGAGGATGGCAGATTGAAGGTGAACCGTATAGTAAATTAGATGGGACTCAGTTTGAGTGGTTCAGAGCGAGGATGCTCGGCGGAAGAACAAATCATTGGGGCCGCATATCCTTACGTATGGGACCTGATGATTTTCAGCCGACTGACGGTATCACAGATGCATGGCCGATTACTTATGACGATATCAAACCTTTCTATGATCGTGTAGATCGCATGATTGGAATATATGGAACAGTAGAGGGCATAAAAAATGAACCAGATGGTATTTTTATGAAACCTCCCAAACCCAGGTTACATGAACTTTACATAGCGCGAGCTGCTAATAAAGTAGGAGTGCCGGTTATCGCTGGGAGAGGGGCGGTATTGACGGAAGCGTCTTCTGAAATCAAAGGCCGTGGAACCTGCTTTTATTGTGGACAATGTGGGCGCTCCTGTAAAGTTTACGGCGATTTTTCGTCTTCTTCTTGTTTGGTTATTCCTGCAATCAAAACAGGTAATTTAGAAGTAATAGACAATGCTATGGTACGCGAGGTATTGACCAATGATGAGGGTGTTGCTACGGGAGTTTCATATGTGCAAACTCAGACGTATCAAGAGTATTCAGCGAAGGCTAAGGTAATCATATTGGGTGCTAGCGCATGCGAGTCTGCTCGTCTCTTGCTAAATTCTAAGTCTTCCGCACATCCGGCTGGTCTTGGTAATAGTAGTGGATTAATTGGTAAATACCTACACGACTCCACAGGAGCTAGCATGGTAGGGATTGTGCCAAGCCTTTTGGATAGAAAACGTTATAATGAAGACGGTACTGGAAGTGTACATATTTATTCGCCATGGTGGGGAGATCATGGGAATCTTAGTTTTCCCAGAGGCTACCATATTGAGTATGGTGGAGGTATGGGAATGCCTTCTTATGGTTCCTTTCATGGAGTGCCAAATATTAACGGAAAGATCTTTAGTAGCATTGGAGAAGTAAAGGTTTCTGGCGGATACGGTGAATCCTTGAAACAAGATATTAGACGAATCTATGGTGCATCCGTACGCATGTCTGGGCGCGGCACTGCATTGGCTAGGAAGGAAAATTACTGTGAAATTGATCCGCTACAAGTTGACAAGTTTGGTATCCCCACACTGCGATTCCATTATAAATGGGCGAACGAAGAAGTGATGCAGGCAAAACATATGCAAGAAACATTTGAGTCTATCATGCACGAGATGGGCGCAATTATTACTTCCGATCGAAAAGGGTTGGATACCTTATATGGTTTAGAAGCGCCTGGAAAAATTATTCATGAGGGCGGAACGACACGGATGGGCAACGACCCGAAAACATCGGTGCTCAATAAGTGGGGACAGGCGCATGACTGCAAAAACCTTTACGTAGTTGATGCTGGACCTTTCGTGCAACAAGGCGATAAGAACCTGACCTGGACAATCCTAGCGTTATCCATGCGTACGGCAGAATACATCTTAGAACAAAAAAGCAAATTAAACAGCTAA